DNA from Acidobacteriota bacterium:
AACTTGATACAGTTCCCTGAATTCTAAACCCTGAACCCTGAACCCTGAACCCGCAATGGTATTGGTTGACGTTCGGTGAGGTGACAAGTAGCATTGCCTCCGCCTCACTTTTTCATCAATCACGGTTCACAATTGATCACTTGATCTGGTTTCTCCTGAAGCTGCTGCCTCAGGTCTTTTCATTTCGCGCTCTGGCGCCTTTACCACGAGTCCAGACATTCGACCATGAACTTTTCATCACTGACACGCAAAAAGTCTATCTCGCTCATTCAAAAAGATGCCGCCGCCGGATTTTCTGATGGGGAAGGTCATGGCGGAGGCGAACTGATTCGGACACTCACCACCCTTGATCTGACCGCGCTGGGAATTGCCGCCATCATTGGCGCTGGGATTTTTTCGACGATTGGAAATGCGGCCTTCAACGGTGGTCCAGCAGTTGTGTTTTTGTTTATTTTTACCGCGATTGCCTGCGGATTTTCGGCATTATGTTATGCCCAGTTTGCTTCGATGATTCCGGTATCTGGCTCTGCCTATACCTATGCGTATGCAGCATTTGGCGAACTTGCCGCATGGATTATCGGCTGGGACCTGCTGATGGAATATGCCATCGGAAATATTGCCGTGGCAATTTCGTGGAGCGACTATTTCACCGCCTTGATGGCGAGTTTCGGGATTCAAATTCCGCAATACCTGACCATGGATTTTTTAACCGCTTCACGTGGGGCTGAAGCTGTAACTCAATTGCTGGCGAAGGGGCAAACCCTGACCCAAATCCAGGCTGAAAGCAAAATGCTCTATGAAGCACATCTTGCCTGGACCACGGCGCCGCATCTGGTTGGCCCGTTACGCCTGGTGTGTGACCTTCCGGCTCTGGTCATTACCTTATTGATTACCACGCTGGTGTATGTGGGGATTCGTGAGTCGAAAAAGGCTTCAAATGCAATGGTCGCCTTAAAGGTAACCATTGTGCTGTTTGTGATTGTGCTGGGTGCGTTTTATATCAAAACCGAAAACTGGCACCCCTTTGCCCCAAATGGAATCGGCGGCGTGCTCAAAGGCATCTCAGGTGTGTTTTTTGCCTATATCGGATTTGATGCCATTTCCACGACGGCTGAAGAATGCCGTGACCCCCAACGCGACCTGCCCCGCGGGATGATGTATTCACTCATTATCTGCACGATTTTGTATGTGTTGATTTCACTGGTGTTGACGGGGATGACCAGTTACAAAACGCTCCAGGTTGGTGACCCACTGGCGTTTGTGTTTGGTCCACAGGTGGCTAACCTTCAATGGGTTGAAATGATTGTTGCTGTTAGCGCTGTGATTGCCATGGCCACCGTGTTGCTCGTGTTTCAACTTGGTCAACCGCGAATCTGGATGTCAATGAGTCGCGATGGTTTGCTGCCCAAGATCTTTTCCGCGATCCATCCCAGGTTCCACACCCCGTGGTTTTCGACGATTATCACCGGATTTCTGGTGGCCGTTCCCGCACTGTTCCTGAATTTGACCGAAGTGACCGACCTGACCAGCATCGGGACCCTTTTTGCCTTCATTCTGGTATGTGGTGGCATTTTGATGTTGGATAGCAGCAAGATCGAAGCTAAATTCAAGGTGCCATATGTGAATGCTAAATTCATCATCCCAGTGTTTTTTGTATTATTCTGGGTGATTGGATTTGTGAAATACCCAACCGAATTGACCAGGTTCTTCACCGGAGTTGATCTGGTTGACCCAAGCCTGTCAGGGTGGGAAGTGATTAAACATCGGATTCCAACCTATGCCTTTATTCTGATTTCAGCCGGATTGTCGGTGATGTGTTTCTTGAGAAATCTATCGTTGATTCCGGTTTTGGGACTGCTCAGTTGCGGATACCTGATGTCTGAACTCGGAATTACCAACTGGGTGCGATTTTTGGTCTGGCTGGCGATTGGTCTGATGCTCTATTTCACCTATGGTTACCGCCATTCAAAGCTCGCCAGGACTCAAGCCTGATGAATGAAGAATTGAGAATGAAGAATTGAGAATGAAGAATGAAGAGTGAAGAAACCAATTGGTTCTTGGTTCTTCGAAGATATTGGTCCAAAGCACTAAGTACCAGGTTTTTTCATTCTTCATTCCCTTAATTTCGCCCAAAATACTGACCTCTTCCTCAGTTTTCGTCACAAATTCGATTGATTGAGCCCGAGCCAAAGGACAGAAAGGACAGAAAAAACAGGGTGGAAGTCAGTTTCGTCATCGCGAAGGCTCAATTTCGGTGAAGTTCGATTCCACTCTCAGGACCTGACCGCTTCCCGTTTACGCGGCAGGTCCCGCCCTGGTCGGCAGCGGTCTTTGGGCAAGGTTGTCTTATTTTGGGCAAAATTTGGGTCATTCTCAATTCTTCATTCTTCATTCTTCATTCCCTGATCCCCTGGCAACTGGGTATTCCTGGTTGCTTTTTCTTTTTTCGCACAGTAGAGTTTTGGTTTCCGCAAATGATCATTCAAAACACTGTAACTGCTTTAAGCAACCATCTTTGAGGCAAGTTGCAAGTTGTCCGTCTGGGTGTTGTCTCTCTGCAAAGTTAGTGAAGGGCATTGCTCGTTTGGGCCGATATTGTAAGAACGGGAAACCGATGCACCATATTTTGTCAGTGCAATACTCGTCAGCGCACGTGGATGCCACGACAGAAGCTAGGTTACCCACCTGTTGAAAAACAGGTTCAAACAGACTGCTACAACGGCTACGCGGAGAGACCCCCCTCCAAAAGTATTTTCGTGTGACTGGCGAGGTCGTGCATCACGACCTAAACCGACAAATCCCTTGCCTGTTTCAATCGCCTCACCTCTTCCAACCTTGTTCAGTTCCATTGCTATGAAAATTTTGATGATTGGTGATGTTGTCGGCAGTGCGGGAGTTCGTCTGTTGACAGATCGCCTCCGTGATGTGCGCAAAAAGCACAAGATTGATTTTGTCGTGGCCAATGTTGAAAACATTGCCAACGGTGTCGGGATTCTTCCCCACCTGGCTGAAGAATTGCTGGCTGCCGGTGTGGATGTGATGACCTCTGGAAATCACGCTTTTGATCGCAAGGAAGCCACCGACTACTTCAAATCTGAGCCGCGCATGCTGCGCCCGGCCAATTATCCGGAAGGGGTGCCTGGGGCCGGAATGTGGCTTGGCGAACACAATACCGGCGTTTCGATTGCCGTCATCAACCTGATGGGGCGTGCCAATATGCCCCGCACGGACTGTCAGTTTCGCAAGGCGGACAGTCTGATGAAAGAGCTTTCAAACCGGGCTGATGTCATTCTGATTGACCACCACGCCGAAGCGACGGCTGAAAAAATTGCGCTGGCGCGATATCTTGACGGCCAGGTTTCGGCGGTGGTTGGAACGCACACCCATGTGGCCACGGCTGACGAACAGGTTTTACCCGCTGGAACAGGCTACATTACCGATATGGGCATGACTGGTTCCCACTCAGGCGTGATTGGAATGTCGCTTGATAGTGTGCTGGAACGTTTCCTGAGCGGTCTTCCTGTCCGGCTTGGAAGCGCCGAAGGTGATGTCCGAATGAATGGTGTATTGATTGATGTTGATACCTCGACCGGTCATTCGACGGCGATTAGCCGGTTGTGCGTGCGGCACTTTTAGTACCAGAACCAAACCCTGACAAGGTGACAGGATGACAAAATGACTTTTTTTATCCCTCATCCTTCATCCCTCATCCTTTCCGAAAACCCTGAACCCTGCTTTTATGCTTCTTGTCATTGACGTTGGAAATACCAATACCGTCCTCGGCGTCTATCAGGGCGAAAAACTGACCAACCACTGGCGGTTGACAACCGAACGCGAGCGGACGGTGGATGAATATGGCATTTTGTGCCGTAACCTGTTTGAGTTTGCTCATCTTGAACCAGACAAGGTAGACGGTATCATCATTGCTTCGGTTGTGCCGCCACTCAACTTCACACTGTTTCGGATGGCGATGGTCTATTTTCGCCAGGAGCCGTTGTTTGTGCGGCCTACGGAAAACGTAGGCATGCCAATTCGGTATAACTCGCCAACGGATGTTGGTGCTGACCGAATTGTGAACGCGGTGGCGGCTTTTCAGCGATATGGTGGCCCCTGTGTCGTGGTGGACTTTGGAACGGCAACCACCTTTGACGCGATTTCGGCTGAAGGCGAATATCTGGGCGGAATCATCACCCCAGGCGTCAATATTTCCTCCGAAGCACTGTTCCAACGGGCGGCGCGGCTCCCCCGCGTAGACATCCGCCACCCCGAAAAAGTGATTGGCGATTCGACCGTGACCAGCATTCAGTCAGGATTGTATTTTGGCTATATCGGACTCGTGGAAGGGATTTTAAAGCGGATGGAAGAGGAACTTGGACCGCTCAAAGCCGTGATTGCCACGGGTGGGCTGGCGCGATTGATAGGAAAAGGAACGTCTGTCATCACTGAGATTGACGACAACCTGACGTTAGAGGGACTCCGGCTGATTTATTTGAAGAATAAAGGGGATCAGGCGACAGCCATTGACGGAAAGTAAAGCAGATTTCTCAAAACAAGCTGTCAGTACCCTGCTTTTTCCACTCCGTCAGGCAATCAACAATATCTTGAAATTTATGCTGGATTGCTTCTTGTAAGGGGTTTCTTCGAAAATCCGCATCTGGATTAGCACCATATATCAAAAGTAGTCGAACAATCGGCAGCCCTTCCTTGCAACTTGAAGCATAATACAAGGCGGTCTCTCCCCAGGACTTCTTTACATTCGGGTGAGCCCCGTTCTTCAATAACATTTCGACAATTCGGATATATTCTGACGTTTTGTTTGAATATAACATCTGGCTGGCTGCCATCAGTGCTGTTTTGTTTGGGTGTATTGAGTTTAGATCAATCCTCTTTTCAAGCA
Protein-coding regions in this window:
- a CDS encoding amino acid permease, coding for MNFSSLTRKKSISLIQKDAAAGFSDGEGHGGGELIRTLTTLDLTALGIAAIIGAGIFSTIGNAAFNGGPAVVFLFIFTAIACGFSALCYAQFASMIPVSGSAYTYAYAAFGELAAWIIGWDLLMEYAIGNIAVAISWSDYFTALMASFGIQIPQYLTMDFLTASRGAEAVTQLLAKGQTLTQIQAESKMLYEAHLAWTTAPHLVGPLRLVCDLPALVITLLITTLVYVGIRESKKASNAMVALKVTIVLFVIVLGAFYIKTENWHPFAPNGIGGVLKGISGVFFAYIGFDAISTTAEECRDPQRDLPRGMMYSLIICTILYVLISLVLTGMTSYKTLQVGDPLAFVFGPQVANLQWVEMIVAVSAVIAMATVLLVFQLGQPRIWMSMSRDGLLPKIFSAIHPRFHTPWFSTIITGFLVAVPALFLNLTEVTDLTSIGTLFAFILVCGGILMLDSSKIEAKFKVPYVNAKFIIPVFFVLFWVIGFVKYPTELTRFFTGVDLVDPSLSGWEVIKHRIPTYAFILISAGLSVMCFLRNLSLIPVLGLLSCGYLMSELGITNWVRFLVWLAIGLMLYFTYGYRHSKLARTQA
- a CDS encoding TIGR00282 family metallophosphoesterase, producing MKILMIGDVVGSAGVRLLTDRLRDVRKKHKIDFVVANVENIANGVGILPHLAEELLAAGVDVMTSGNHAFDRKEATDYFKSEPRMLRPANYPEGVPGAGMWLGEHNTGVSIAVINLMGRANMPRTDCQFRKADSLMKELSNRADVILIDHHAEATAEKIALARYLDGQVSAVVGTHTHVATADEQVLPAGTGYITDMGMTGSHSGVIGMSLDSVLERFLSGLPVRLGSAEGDVRMNGVLIDVDTSTGHSTAISRLCVRHF
- a CDS encoding type III pantothenate kinase codes for the protein MLLVIDVGNTNTVLGVYQGEKLTNHWRLTTERERTVDEYGILCRNLFEFAHLEPDKVDGIIIASVVPPLNFTLFRMAMVYFRQEPLFVRPTENVGMPIRYNSPTDVGADRIVNAVAAFQRYGGPCVVVDFGTATTFDAISAEGEYLGGIITPGVNISSEALFQRAARLPRVDIRHPEKVIGDSTVTSIQSGLYFGYIGLVEGILKRMEEELGPLKAVIATGGLARLIGKGTSVITEIDDNLTLEGLRLIYLKNKGDQATAIDGK
- a CDS encoding ferredoxin, with translation MADFKHRVAEGIPGKVYVDWSCLDCDVCRDCAPTIFTRNDHEGVSYVFKQPETEAEWVAVQEAVDSCPIESIGNDGDTQDWSNEGEQLVTSAALGDIDQVQYLLEKRIDLNSIHPNKTALMAASQMLYSNKTSEYIRIVEMLLKNGAHPNVKKSWGETALYYASSCKEGLPIVRLLLIYGANPDADFRRNPLQEAIQHKFQDIVDCLTEWKKQGTDSLF